One window of the Hoplias malabaricus isolate fHopMal1 chromosome Y, fHopMal1.hap1, whole genome shotgun sequence genome contains the following:
- the LOC136679016 gene encoding huntingtin-interacting protein K-like: MAAEGDVDLDLEADENCTGKPTEKPRKHDSGAADLERVTDYAEEKEISSSDLETAMSVIGDRRSREQKAKQEREKELAKVTIKKEDVELIMGEMEIPRGVAERSLREHMGNVVEALIALTN; encoded by the exons ATGGCGGCGGAGGGAGATGTGGATCTGGACCTGGAGGCCGATGAAAACTGCACTGGGAAACCCACAGAAAAACCGCGCAAACACGACAGCGGTGCCGCGGACTTAGAGAGAGTCACCGACTATGCGGAGGAGAAGGAAATATCCAGCTCCGACCTGGAGACG GCTATGTCCGTGATTGGCGACAGAAGATCCAGAGAGCAGAAGGCAAAGCAGGAAAG AGAAAAAGAACTGGCCAAAGTCACAATCAAGAAGGAGGATGTAGAACTTATT ATGGGAGAGATGGAGATTCCCAGAGGTGTGGCAGAGCGCAGCTTAAGAGAACACATGGGCAATGTAGTGGAGGCATTGATCGCACTAACCAACTGA
- the LOC136679014 gene encoding microfibrillar-associated protein 1-like: MSGQNALNAKQPPIQSTAGAVPIRNEKGEISMEKVKVKRYVSGKRPDYAPMESSDEEEEDFQFVKKGKDAEPEMEMEEEEVSDPRLRRLLNRASEDVEERLARHRQIAEPELIAESSEDSDEGTWHPEREESSEDEEEEEEVDDEEIERRRAMMRQRAHERKNEEMEIMEVEEEGKSGEESESESEYEEYTDSEDETEPRLKPVFIRKKDRVTVAEREAEEQKQKELEAEAKKQAEERRRYTLKIVEEEAKKEFEENRRTLAALEALDTDGENEEEEYEAWKVRELKRIKRDREEREAIEKEKTEIERFHNLTEEERRAELRNNGKLITNKAPKGKYKFLQKYYHRGAFFMDGEQDVYKRDFSAPTLEDHFNKTILPKVMQVKNFGRSGRTKYTHLVDQDTTSFDSAWAQESAQNSKFFKQKAGGVRDVFDRPTVQKRKT, translated from the exons ATGTCTGGACAAAACGCTTTAAACGCGAAGCAGCCTCCAATCCAGTCCACAGCCGGAGCTGTGCCGATCAGAAATGAGAAAG GTGAAATTTCTATGGAAAAGGTGAAGGTGAAGCGATATGTGTCAGGAAAGCGTCCAGATTATGCCCCGATGGAGTCCTCCGATGAGGAAGAAGAGGATTTCCAGTTTGTTAAGAAAGGCAAGGATGCCGAGCCAGAAATGGAAATGGAAGAGGAGGAAGTATCGGATCCTCGTCTTCGACGTCTTCTGAACCGTGCATCAGAAGATGTTGAAGAAAG GCTTGCACGACACAGACAAATTGCTGAACCAGAGCTGATTGCTGAGAGCAGTGAGGATTCAGATGAGGGAACCTGGCACCCTGAGCGTGAGGAGAGCAGTGAAgatgaggaagaagaggaggaagtgGATGATGAG GAAATTGAGCGACGGCGTGCAATGATGCGCCAGCGAGCTCATGAAAGGAAGAACGAGGAGATGGAGATCATGGAAGTGGAGGAAGAAGGGAAATCTGGAGAAGAATCAGAGTCTGAGTCAGAATATGAGGAATACACAGACAGTGAAGATGAAACAGAACCACGGTTAAAACCGGTCTTTATCCGCAA GAAAGACAGGGTGACTGTGGCTGAGCGTGAAGCAGAAGAGCAAAAACAGAAAGAGCTGGAGGCAGAGGCCAAGAAACAAGCAGAGGAGAGACGGCGATATACGTTGAAGATTGTAGAGGAAGAGGCTAAGAAGGAGTTTGAAGAGAACAGACGCACTCTGGCTGCCCTGGAGGCCCTGGACACAGACGGGGAAAACGAGGAAGAAGAGTACGAGGCCTGGAAAGTCAGAGAGCTGAAACGAATCAAGAGGGACAGGGAGGAGCGTGAAGC AATTGAGAAAGAGAAAACTGAGATTGAGAGATTCCACAATCTCACAGAAGAGGAGCGAAGAGCTGAACTCCGCAACAATGGAAAACTCATTACCAACAAAGCACCCAAGGGCAAATACAAGTTCTTGCAGAAATACTACCACAGAGGAGCCTTCTTCATG GACGGTGAACAGGACGTGTACAAGAGAGACTTCAGTGCTCCAACCCTTGAGGACCACTTCAACAAAACTATTCTACCCAAAGTTATGCAG GTCAAGAACTTTGGCCGTTCTGGACGTACCAAGTACACTCATTTGGTGGACCAGGACACCACCTCGTTCGACTCTGCTTGGGCGCAGGAAAGCGCACAGAACAGCAAGTTCTTCAAACAGAAGGCAGGTGGTGTCAGAGATGTATTTGATCGTCCGACAGTGCAGAAGAGGAAGACATGA